GAGAACTGTAACCATGTAAATGTGCCTATTTCCGTGCATCTTGTCCATGTCACTGTTCTAGTTTACATGTGTATGTTTTCTATTCAGCTTGTTGCAGATGGTGTCGATCCTAAACAACAGACATTTATCTATtagtaagttatttaattttccatttacATGCTAGTGAGTTTCTTTCCTCATCTTATTTCCACGAACCGAAGTTGGTAGCTCATATGTATGCACAGCTCAAGGCGTAGACGACAGAAGGGCCTAGTTCAAAATGCAAGGCATGTACATCCTGTTTTCTTAGAGTCAAATCTGCCAGCAGGAGGCTGTGAGCTTCTTGACAAGGCTCAtggtattacattttatatacGACCATTTACTtgttactttttcttttataaaaaaatattaactttcaGCGAAATTTACTATATACTTTAGAAATGGAAGGTTGTCTAGGCCATCTGATTCTAATACTGATGAAAGGGCTCTTGTCTCAGGTGGTAACATTATACAAAATGGTATAATGGGTGCTATGGAGTGTGCCGAACATCTTCCATCCAGTTCCAATGTTGCAGGGGTTTCAGGCACTGCAGGACAATCATATTCTGATTCTGAACATGTTCAATCAGTGTCCGGAAACAATCTTGGCCCCCCTGCCTTGCAATTTGCAAAGACAAGAAAAATATCTATGGAATGTTCTGATCCCAGAAAGTATGtcctgaaattttttttttaatctatatattcAGTGTGTTCTAATTCATTCCATATGGTTAAAtgcgtttctttttttttcatcggAGCATTGTTTATGGAATTTGTTCTGTGAATTTAAAGGCATTGCTTGTCAATTTTTTGTACATTTCTACACTAGGTATTTTTTGGTGCTAATGTAGTAGCTACTGTTGAATGATTGTTTTTCTAGAGAGTGTTGGTCTCAGAACTGTTGGGGTGGAAAGTACTTTATCTACTGCCCAAAGTGTCTAGTGGCCACTGCCATTCCTGATTCAGGCATAAATGTTCTAAATCCTGTATCCATCATCTCCCTCCCAGTTGAGTAATAGAACTGACAAATAACAGTTGTGACCCACTAGTTAAAAGATGGAAGTGTGTTATAAAATTGATGTGCTCATTTGGACTGGTCTTGTTTAGATAATATGCTTCCCTCTCCATCCTTGCCCTATTTTCTGCTATGACAAAGGGTTTATTGTTGAACCATGAATATgggtttgattttattattttctgtgtGTTTTCAGCCGTACTTTCCTTCGGAAGCGACAGTTTTTTCACTCACACAGAGCACAGGTGATTGAAAACTTTGTAATTGGTGTTTGTAATTTGGTTCTGGGAAATGCGATGATATCCATAATGCAGtgtgaaaagaagagagaaagaggaaaaaagaaaaaaagaaaagttgcTTGCTGCTGCTTACACTTATCACACACATGCACACATTAGCAACTAATAAGAGAGTGGGTCTAGTTGTGGCTTAGCTAGCATGTGAAATGGACTGAGGACTGTAGTTTTGGTTTGCTCCTTGAGTTATGTTGTGTGGTACAGCTCAATATGCCTTTGCATTAGTTTTTGTCAAGAGATGTTAAGAAGCTTAGTAATAGTTGACTATGAAATCCATTACTGACAATGTATACATCAAAATCTGTGAAACTCTACATCTCTGCTTGAAGCCAATGGCGATAGATCAAGTGACGTCTGACAGAGACAGTGAGGATGAGGTCGATGACGATGTTGCAGATTTTGAAGATCGAAGggtatgtatattttatttgttttctcttcCGTAGTCTTTCAACGTTGATACTTTTGTGGAAGGACATATTGTGTTGGCTTTTTGTCAGTGGACAGCTAAGAATTGAAGGGTGATGTAGTTATCAACAAGTTAGGAGTATTTACACCAACTTACATGACAATCAGAAGTAAAGTAACCATTTTGACATTAGTAGATCCCTTTCCAAGGAATATATAAATGGTATTTGATGAAAAGATATGTATAGATTTTAATCTCATTAAAATTCGTTTTGGTACATTATTGAACTGCGTGACTCAATATCTGCGATGTAGACAAGCTAGGAACAGAAATCAGTGAACGAACAACTAATAATAAGATATAATGTAGTAATTACTAATGTTTACAGCCCATTACAAAAATGACTCCGAGTGTCTGAAGTGCCAGGGTTGGTCATTAGGGCTAATGAATTGAATCTTGGTGAAATTGTTTTTGCATTTACAAGATTGCATTAAGATGCTCTAGCATGTTGCAGATGCTTGATGATTTTGTTGATGTAACCAAAGATGAGAAGCAAATAATGCATTTGTGGAACTCATTTGTGAGAAAGCAAAGGTAATCTTGTCTTTCTGTTTTACTTCGGGTTTTtgcttctgtttcttttattctCACTTGGAACTAGTTGAAATCAAATCATAATTGTCATTATAAGTTCTTCCCGCCTCTGTCTGTAATTATGACAGTTTGTTTTAGCACGTTTAAACCGCCCTATATGATGCCCAGGATGTTGGTCTTTTTTGTGTTCCTTTGGCAGTTTCTTCATTTCACTCATAGTTGAATCAAGTGACTCTCTAATATCTTCATTTGTTTCTCCTGGTGTTACTGTTTCAACGATGTCAGGGTGTTAGCAGATGGTCATATTCCGTGGGCATGTGAAGCATTTTCAAAATTACATGGGCAGGACCTTGTCAAAGCCCCGGCTCTCATCTGGTACGTCGTCTCTCTTTTGTTTCTGATTAAAACTTATGTCATTTAAGCCTAGCACTTCAGCTTGTCTATTTTCCTTGAATTGTAGTTTCTTTCTCGTCTAATTGTACATACTCGTCTTCCTAGTGTTTCTGATCGGCTGATGTAATAAAAAACGATCCCACATTGACTAGCCAAGGATTTGATTCAGGCTTTAGAAATCAAGGGCCATCCTTCCCTATCGATACCCGTTTTCTCAAAAGACAAAAACCTAGTGGGCGATCTTTAGACCTCAAAAAACAAACAATACCTCATAACGGTCGCGGTTTAACTATTCTTACATTAATAATGTTTATGAGATTGCATTTTTGTTGTCCCGTTTTCAACATAACATCGAATGTATGCTTAAATTCGAAGATCATAATAAACGTATTGCCTACCTATGTTGAATTGGCAGGTGTTGGAGGTTATTCATGACCAAGTTGTGGAATCACGGTCTCCTCGATGCACGAACCATGAATAATTGTAATATCATTCTACAACAGTACAAGAAGAATGATTTGGATTCGATAAAAGGCTAAAGAGACCATTGGTAAACAATCATGATGCTGAAATGGTGCTCTCAGCAATCACCCCACCCCAACACTTTTGTATAACAGTGGTCGACTCTAAAGCTCTTTACATGTCATTAAGTCAAGTAATTGCTTTACTTATTTTGTACAATCAGCAGGTATAATTCATGAtactttttatacttttattttcttaatgttcttataattatttatttgatatttaaaaaaattaggtatCAAATAtctataatttaaacatatatatacactttggAGATATAAAAATCATACTACTACCATCGCATCTAAATTCTTGTGTACTTATACTTCTGGGTTGCTGGTTATTACCCCCGCAGAAGCAAAGGCAATGAAGAAGTGCGGTCGAAAAATGTTTTTACATCTAAACACAAACACAAAAGCTGAGATTTAAGTGTTTTTGGTTTTTACATTTGaaagtatattattaaaatatttttatttatattaacaaACTATATCTTTTCATAGTACTTTTTTGTCTCACTTTTAAAGCATTTTTGCAAAACTGGCCCTTGACCAGgtaatctttttatttatatcAACAAATAACTGAGTTTCACTGTATGGTACCTATAAATATCCTCTGCCATTTCATagtctttttctcttctttttaatTGACGAGTTCTTGGACAGTGCTAGCCATTAcaacaaatattctttcatttataGCAATATAAATCCAATCTAATATAAAGCTCATCATTGATGGCTAAATTGGTACACTAATGCTAAAATGACAATGAAATGAACATAGTTCAATGTATTAATAGGAGTTAGGTTTAGGAATGCTTATGTGCAAGTGTGGTATGTCATTGTTACCCCATCAAAATGACTAATTTGGACTACTCATTAAATGCAAGCAATGGAAGGTTTTGTATGTTCAATTAATGATTTATtagataaaaattttcatataatatttatatcttAGAGAAAATCAAATGAGGAAAACAAATCTTATTGCTATAAGAAAAACATTATTTGCAGCATGGCTTAACCTGCCATCCAGTAATTCAAAACATACACGATTTTTAGATTTCAACTCATTgaaataaaatgacaaataaTGCGATGAAAAGACTAGTTATTACAAACAAAATGTTAAGAACAACTTTGATAATTCATTAATAACCGGTAACACAGATGAAGCTGCAATGTATGTTTCGGATTCGAAGGCTTCCAAGAAGGATTGTACAAAGATCAAAATATGGAGTCCACCCGTGGAACGTTCGTTGAAATTCAGTGTTGATGGTGCATTTAAGGGTGATGTGTCATGGAGGGTGAGAAGGTGTTTTAACGGACTCGAATTAAACACTAGTGTGCATGTGTGTACTGAAATGACTAATTCATATAGTAAAACATTCTAATTTGAAGCCTGGGATAGCTAGCTTCTATCAGTAAATTCTATGTATAATTTCAGCAACATCTCAATACACAGtaatagaatttttaattaaCAAACAGCACAAAATCATCACCACcatgatcatcatcatcatgaCGCAATGCTTTTGAAAGAATGAAATGTCAAAGTACTCGAAGCAGGATATTCGAAAGGTATGCACCCTCTGGGTAGGATGGGTCAATGGGATGATCACAGCCGGCTCCGCTCTGCCTTAGGACTGTGATTTTTCTCTCGGCCATCGAGGCGGCGCCCTGGTATAAAGAACAAACGGAATTTAGGAGCTCTTCATCCATATTCCTACTTCTCTAAAGCAAGCTACGTATTTCTCAACTTTTGTGTTTCTAGATTGATCATTGTTTATATAAAAATGAAGGCTATCAAAAGCTAGTTCTTGCTTCATTGCTTCCGAGAACAACTATTAGATGATAATAAATTTCTTACCAACTATCAACTATCTAGTCTTGTAACCTGCTTTGATCTGGCTCTTAATTGGATTAAATTCATATGTAGGGGTGTAATCGTGTCAAGCCAAGCTGAGCCTGAATACTAGCAAGCTCGAGCTTCACTCAAAGCTCGAAACTTGATGTTCCAATTGGACTCGACCAAACATCTATTTTTAAGCTCGAATTTGGCTCGAGATATAATCAAGCTATTCAAACTTATTTATCAATTTTCGTACTCAAGCTTGAACTTGAGCTCAATTAAGATCATGTGTTTGAGCTCGGCTCAATAATAATGCTTACGGTTAATAATATACTAAGGGcaataatgtaatttaataatatttaaaacaaatgttAAAAATGAGAAGATAGTAAGGCTTACAAGCCGAGTATTACTAAGCTTGAAGTCAACTCGATTGATAGCTAGCGCTCGAGATCAAGATCGAGCTCCGCCCGATAATTACCAAATCGAGTCGAATTCttttcaaatcaaactcaaataGTTTGTGAGCACCAATATCTCATTTTTCagtttaacaaataaaatttttatttataaagatcttgTGTTATGGAAGGTATATAAAATCTCGCTATGTTCAAAAGGgaaacaaaaatagtaaaaagataAAGCAGAAAACTTCCAATACCTATCCTCACTAAAATAGTAACAAGGCAATGTGAATGGTAACAAATCAAACCAATTTCTTTTCTTGTAACAATGCAAATTTTGTAGAGTTACGCATACAATATATATTCAAGGCATTGTCAGATGGTTTCTAGTGCTCAAGACAGTACACAGAAAAATCATTTACCTGAAGAGTGCGCAAGAACGTCCCACTTTGAGTCATCGCTCCCGAACAAGAACAGCTCATGAGAAGGCCACCTCTTCCAGTTATTTTCATTGCTAGTGAGtttaagtttctatacatgcctgAAGCACTTTGGAGAACCTGGGGTATTATTAGCATTCAAGAGAAACATGAAAAGCATATATGATGTATTATTAGACTTATAGTCACAGCTTATTATTCATATATGAGAGATGCCGGAATCGGGATGCATGAGAGGTTTTACATGTTCATTTGTGTGACAGTATAAGTGAAAGTGTAGCATATTCttgtttattaattaatttggaaaaacagcaaagaaaaatttatttgatttcctcccaaaacaaagaataagaaaTTAATTTCGACTAAACATAAGCTGCCTTGAGCTACTCGTGCACTTGATGATATTTgtataatatttcaaacatgaatTACTAGATAGTAGATTAATGGTTAAAATATACTCTAAATCCCTATACTCTTCctacatttggaatttagtccctcaacattttagatttcaaaattcaggtccaatTATTAGCAGAgtcaaaattttctattaaatttaccagtgtgacattttgaaatttaaaaaaagccCTCACTTGATGGCCATGTAAAAAATGAAGTtataatgaacttaaatttaacgatgttaacaattggacttgtatttttaaatctgaaaagtagaggaattaaattcctaaaaataaaaaaagggactaaattccaaatttagaaagAGTGAAGGGAACTGTAACATATTTCAACCTAGATTAATCAGCAAAAACAGTAAGGCATACAGATTAGTCTGTCTGCATGAATATGGCCGAACGTGTAAACCAGAACTCTGGTCACCTTCCAATGTTATCCAAAGGGATATTAGATAGtgctaaataatataaatatatatattagtaatacCTTTCTTCTTGGTGCAAGTTTTGGAGGATCAAGAATAACTATATCCCATGAGTCATTTCTAGAAAGAGCACCCTTCATAAATACAGTTGCATCTTCTCTCAAAAAAGATGTCTTTTCAGGGTCCAGATTGTTGAGAGCAATATTTTCTCTGGCTAGCTCTAGTGCAGGCAATGATGTATCAACACCTAAAAGAATATCAGACAGAATCACATTAACAGTCCCTGAAAATATCTGCAATCATTGAGAAAGAGTTTTGAAGTATCTACGTAGATGTACCTTATGACAAGGAATATCGAGATGGTTAAAATGGAAGCAACTTAAGGTCAAAAACTAACTCAATTCAACTTAGCTATACTTCGATTCCGTACCAGTTGGATTCTACTAGAAGGATTTTCGTGGCCATCTTcttgaaattttaagaaattcagCTATTTGGCAAAGAAAAGTGGCAAATCCAAAATCTAGAAGATAGACTATGACTGGATTTTGGCACTACTGGATCAAATACATAATTTCGAGCAGAtagtaaaaatgaccaaatttgaGTAAGAAATTACATTACCATAATACTAGGTTATGATAGTTCTACTTTACAAATTTCTAAATAAATTGGCCTTGCACTATTATTAGTTGGCTGCAATCTCTAAATAATCATGCCAGGCATCCTTGACAACTCTTAATTAAGCAAAAACATTCAGTACAAGTAGGCATTTagcaaataattaataaaaatcttGGCAATCATGTACCGGTAATACTCATAGCACCTCCTTTTGCAGCATTTAGGGCAAAACCACCACTATAGCAGCAAACATCTAGAACTCTCTGACCATGGGAAATCGTTGACAAGAACATTCGATTTTCCCGCTGATCAGCATAAAATCCTGTCTTTTGACCCTCCAATGAGATTGCATAAGATATTCCATTTTCTATAACCTAATATATAAATGTAACAGACACCTTATAAGACTCATGTTAAACTATGGCACTAAACAAAAACTGAAGGACAAAGAGCAATAGCTGTATGAAGCATTTCAGAAATCCAAATCAAAAAGGGTGACCACAGTCACTTATCTAGAAAAATGACATTTCAACAAATAAGAAAGACTGAAGTCTAATGattgtctttattttataaatGAGAGATGCAATCCTGGATGGAGAATCCTCAAATGAGAACGTTCAGAAAATCTACAAGTGCAGATTTATGCCAATAAAAAGCtttataatttgaaatttcaTGAGGTGACAtagtattaataaaaaaacaaagaattaatGTTGCAGTTATCTAGCAtgaataaataattcaataaacaaTATCCTCATATTGACTCCAGCTCCGGCTATCACAATTATGGCATGGGAATTCCAGAAGTTGGTAGCTTCTTTCAGATAAAGTATATAACAACAGCAAAGGCATAAAAGAGCCAACTCAATGGCATAACAAACCACAGTTTGTGCTTGCAATCTATGTATGATGGTAGCAGTCAATTGGAATATGTACAAAGAGAATAATTCTTCTTATGCATGTTGTCAGTCATAGCTAAATCTTAAATGaagtacatatattttattcGCAAGAAGACAAGTACATGGAGAACTTTCATGGTAAGCGTGACTTCAAACTCAAATTTTACAGTTTTTCAATCACTATGGATGAAGATGTGCATcggaaacatattaaaatttgcAGTGTGCAATATTTCAAGGGATTTCTACCTTTGTTCTCTGGGGACAAGTGGATGGATGCAATTCTTTCAGATCTGCTGCTTCTACCCCtacttttaaattttcaacagAAGGTCTCCAATGCATATGATTAATCTCATcaattcttatatatatttttattagcaAGGACACAAGTATATGAACTTTCATGATATGAAAGCGTAACTTCAAGCTCAGACTTTATAGCTTTTCAATCACCATGGATGAAGAATGTGCATCACAAACTTATTATTAATGTGCAGTGTGCAATATTTCAAGAGATTTCTACCTTAGTTCTCTGGGGACAAGTGGATGGATGCAATTCTTTCAGATCTGCTGCATCCATTCCttcttcttttaaaatttcaacagAAGGTCTCCAATGTATATGATTAATCTCATCAATGCTACTGATGCATGCTTTAACTTTTGATTTGTATGTCTCAACCCAAGCAGCAGATGATGCTACCACTGCTAAATCTCCAAAGACATCGACAATTAATCCTGACAATCTACAGTGAAGCAGTAACATCCAATTTGCAAATGAGATGTTAAGCCTCCAGAAACAGTTTGGTAGGAATCAGAAATGAATATGAGAAATAGCGGTTGGTATCTAAGTTACTTTGACCCTTCTGTTCTccttttctctatttctttttcttttctttcttcctctgtTTTTTCTCACTGCTGAAACAGCCTCTTGACAGTGTCTTCTCTCTTTCTTCCCTTCTATCTCTTCTCAATTTTCACAAACTAATGAAAAAGAGCTTGTAGCCTTAGGATTCATTAGAGAGACACCCATATCTCTTTTTAGGTTTTGATAAAATTCAGCTCGCctttattttattcatcatctctTTAAATACAAAATGCTTATCACAGTAATTAAAGGAGGTCATATCAATCTACATAAAGTCCTACCAAAAACTTCTTCCACCAAAGATTACTACCAAATAACTTCTACTAAACATCCACAACAAAGATTCTATAGGATGTTGGTTAAGTTGGGTTTTCCAACAAAATAACTAACTACACACGTACACACTTCGAATTTATACCTATATTCAACACTCACTGCTATGCCATGGTAACATGGAGCCGTTTTTTATATCCAAACTCAAAGAGAAAAATTATATACACAACTGTCGAGCATGCATATGTTGTTACCAACAGCATTTTATTAAATGTCATTGCCCTTTAAATCTTGAATCAAAAAGTATAATTCAAAGTTACAGTTACCTGTCTCCTTCACTATTGACAAGACGATATGCATTCGTAGTTGCTGAAGGAAGCCCTAATCCACGACGTAACTCTACAGCTGCATTGATTCTTGTTTCAAGAAGTTTCTCCATGTCAAGTGCACAAGAAGGATCTCTATATGACATAATTTAAGGAAGTTAATCGCCTTTGGGTGTAAGTAAAACTTAACTACAAAACCCTGCCCTTTTTTGATTAACTACCTTGTTGCTTCCTCTTCTAGTTGCATGAGCCGAACACAGAACATGGAAACCGAATTATACAAACCCCATCCAATAGGTTTCTCTGTCCCATCTGCTACCAACACAATATCTCCAGTCTTAGGTGGTGGTCTACCAATTATTCTATCAATTGCTCCACTATAAACCATTGGGCTTCCATCCTTGAATAGTTGTGTCTTACCCTTCTTTAGAATAACCTTTGCAACACCTATTAAAGCCAAACAAAATACGATAAGAGTAGGAAATTTAAATCAATTAACAAGCCCTTACTACAAGTTCTGTACACGTCAGGTTTCTCAAGGACTAAGGAAGAGCATAAACAATGAGACAACAATCCAACACACGGCTAATGAAATCACTTGAGTATCAGTTTTTATTACATAGCTCCATTTTGGTTTCTGTTTCCTGCCATTGTCCTACAATGATTGATTcataatgaaaatgatattagTGATGAAAAATTGACACAATCTAATGTAACCACCTTCATCGCATAGGAACAATCACAAAGGAAGATAATATTATCAACATTGGACAACTTCTTACCATACTTCACTGTTGTCTAGTAAATTAAGTATTTCGCTGAATCTGACAAACAAGGTGATGTCTAAATGctcaagttttattttttatttttatttactattttcaatgcatatatccatgctatttaattatttacattattttttttataaatcctTACTTTTTAATTTGGATATCCAATAGTCATATTCTTGATgtattttacattatttatttacATTGATGATGGCATAGTCTCATATTCAGTAGTCATTTTGTAATCCTATTGTGACTTCAGCTAAACACAGTTTTTTAGGATTGAGAtgtattttacaacttttttgcAGCACAAgttgccttcctttttcttcgctgaactatattaatttataatgatatttcCTATTTCATGCAAACAgtttttgttactattttttaTTGGATTCTTATCCTATACACTGCCAGTGGAGTAAAAAAACTCCACAAGCGGGTATAGGATGATGCCATTTGTTTTTgggatgtaataaaataataattaaaaaggaCACTTGGCATCATCCTAAACCCGCTtatgaagttttttttaattagccTTTTTTATTTACTACTTCATGCAAACCTAGAAACATAttcattattttagttttttttccttcaagcttaagataaaaagaaaaaggacaaaaaaattgaaaagttctATATATTTTGTTCGGGCAGCAGACTTTGTTTATGCTACCATTGTTAATGATCCTTGGAgattcttaatcaattttatattgACTTAGCAAATAAGATAAGGAAAAGAATGCCTGACGAACTTATTGTCTGCTTTACCCTTTTTTATGTGGCATTTATCTCTTACATGCAATTAGAACCAGACTGAAGAAACATCAGAGACCCTTCTTATATTGTCAAAAGAAATGCATGATTGCAAAATGGACATTCCCCACAATAGACCCTAATAAATACGATGGTCCATGGGTTTCATAAAAAGATAAGGCAAAAAAGCACGAATGAGGCAAGTTGTTTTCTACATTATATCGAAACTTCCAAACATGGATTTGGACTTGCACTTGCTCCTTTCTTTCTtcaagaaagaaagttaaaggTACAAAAATGCTGACATGCAACCAAGCGCACTGATTTTTCTTAAGCCAGTCAAAGAAATGTAATTTTCAATAAGAAAAAGAATACAAGAAAAAGTTAAAAGGAAATGTTCAAAGCAAGTGAAAGACAAAGCAaatcaatcaattcatattgcAAATT
The Gossypium hirsutum isolate 1008001.06 chromosome A07, Gossypium_hirsutum_v2.1, whole genome shotgun sequence genome window above contains:
- the LOC107913196 gene encoding ribosomal RNA large subunit methyltransferase I isoform X4, whose protein sequence is MQQQQLHARLMKCLSCSHSHLPLPPPRPPPFYSLQRFASSQPKGVAKVILKKGKTQLFKDGSPMVYSGAIDRIIGRPPPKTGDIVLVADGTEKPIGWGLYNSVSMFCVRLMQLEEEATRDPSCALDMEKLLETRINAAVELRRGLGLPSATTNAYRLVNSEGDRLSGLIVDVFGDLAVVASSAAWVETYKSKVKACISSIDEINHIHWRPSVEILKEEGMDAADLKELHPSTCPQRTKVIENGISYAISLEGQKTGFYADQRENRMFLSTISHGQRVLDVCCYSGGFALNAAKGGAMSITGVDTSLPALELARENIALNNLDPEKTSFLREDATVFMKGALSRNDSWDIVILDPPKLAPRRKVLQSASGMYRNLNSLAMKITGRGGLLMSCSCSGAMTQSGTFLRTLQGAASMAERKITVLRQSGAGCDHPIDPSYPEGAYLSNILLRVL
- the LOC107913196 gene encoding ribosomal RNA large subunit methyltransferase I isoform X2, with the translated sequence MQQQQLHARLMKCLSCSHSHLPLPPPRPPPFYSLQRFASSQPKGVAKVILKKGKTQLFKDGSPMVYSGAIDRIIGRPPPKTGDIVLVADGTEKPIGWGLYNSVSMFCVRLMQLEEEATRDPSCALDMEKLLETRINAAVELRRGLGLPSATTNAYRLVNSEGDRLNISFANWMLLLHCRLSGLIVDVFGDLAVVASSAAWVETYKSKVKACISSIDEINHIHWRPSVEILKEEGMDAADLKELHPSTCPQRTKVIENGISYAISLEGQKTGFYADQRENRMFLSTISHGQRVLDVCCYSGGFALNAAKGGAMSITGVDTSLPALELARENIALNNLDPEKTSFLREDATVFMKGALSRNDSWDIVILDPPKLAPRRKVLQSASGMYRNLNSLAMKITGRGGLLMSCSCSGAMTQSGTFLRTLQGAASMAERKITVLRQSGAGCDHPIDPSYPEGAYLSNILLRVL
- the LOC107913196 gene encoding ribosomal RNA large subunit methyltransferase I isoform X3 codes for the protein MQQQQLHARLMKCLSCSHSHLPLPPPRPPPFYSLQRFASSQPKGQWQETETKMELCVAKVILKKGKTQLFKDGSPMVYSGAIDRIIGRPPPKTGDIVLVADGTEKPIGWGLYNSVSMFCVRLMQLEEEATRDPSCALDMEKLLETRINAAVELRRGLGLPSATTNAYRLVNSEGDRLSGLIVDVFGDLAVVASSAAWVETYKSKVKACISSIDEINHIHWRPSVEILKEEGMDAADLKELHPSTCPQRTKVIENGISYAISLEGQKTGFYADQRENRMFLSTISHGQRVLDVCCYSGGFALNAAKGGAMSITGVDTSLPALELARENIALNNLDPEKTSFLREDATVFMKGALSRNDSWDIVILDPPKLAPRRKVLQSASGMYRNLNSLAMKITGRGGLLMSCSCSGAMTQSGTFLRTLQGAASMAERKITVLRQSGAGCDHPIDPSYPEGAYLSNILLRVL
- the LOC107913196 gene encoding ribosomal RNA large subunit methyltransferase I isoform X1, which codes for MQQQQLHARLMKCLSCSHSHLPLPPPRPPPFYSLQRFASSQPKGQWQETETKMELCVAKVILKKGKTQLFKDGSPMVYSGAIDRIIGRPPPKTGDIVLVADGTEKPIGWGLYNSVSMFCVRLMQLEEEATRDPSCALDMEKLLETRINAAVELRRGLGLPSATTNAYRLVNSEGDRLNISFANWMLLLHCRLSGLIVDVFGDLAVVASSAAWVETYKSKVKACISSIDEINHIHWRPSVEILKEEGMDAADLKELHPSTCPQRTKVIENGISYAISLEGQKTGFYADQRENRMFLSTISHGQRVLDVCCYSGGFALNAAKGGAMSITGVDTSLPALELARENIALNNLDPEKTSFLREDATVFMKGALSRNDSWDIVILDPPKLAPRRKVLQSASGMYRNLNSLAMKITGRGGLLMSCSCSGAMTQSGTFLRTLQGAASMAERKITVLRQSGAGCDHPIDPSYPEGAYLSNILLRVL